A DNA window from Drosophila sechellia strain sech25 chromosome X, ASM438219v1, whole genome shotgun sequence contains the following coding sequences:
- the LOC116802200 gene encoding uncharacterized protein LOC116802200, producing the protein MNISALLNSYYDLSGEQMNHINQFVARAVLHVVHHYILSVTPSLVLTLCCRSNHTCNFYNEMMSTLFREWGLAPLQIVNVLSGVPWHPVPGRRHFNVIFTDSFAAFEEIRMEYYSREYNYNEHYFIFLQARDRLLQGEMRLIFDYCWRYRLIHCSIQVQKSNGDILFYSYYPFGEHGCSDMEPQLINRYNGSMLVEPDLFPRKLRNFFGCPLRCALWDVPPFLTLDEDQEEVLLVNGGYEGRLLLALAEKMNFTIAVRKVHVNMRDEALEMLQRDEADLTLGGMRQTVGRGMVASSTHNYHQTREVFGVLASSYELSSFDILFYPYRLQIWMGILGVVALSALMQLVVGRMLRERMGSRFWLNLELVFVGMPLLECPRSHTARLYCVMLMMYTLIIRTIYQGLLYHLIRTHQLNRWPQTIESLVQKNFTVVLTPIVQEVLDEIPSVQHMRFRLLEGSSELDPLYFLEANNQLRQHVTASALDIFIHFNRLSAEKVHQRGEQGSGAHFVIVPEDIISMQLTMYLAKHSFLIDQLNEEIMWMRSVGLLSVWSKWELSESYLRNEQSFQVLGTMELYAIFLMVMVGLIVGLLVFILEIVSMQSIYLRKLFT; encoded by the exons ATGAACATCAGCGCACTGCTCAACTCGTACTACGATTTGTCCGGGGAGCAAATGAACCACATCAACCAGTTCGTGGCCCGGGCAGTGCTCCACGTAGTACACCACTACATCCTGAGTGTGACCCCGTCATTGGTTTTGACCCTGTGTTGCCGGAGCAATCATACGTGCAATTTCTACAACGAGATGATGAGCACTTTGTTCCGGGAATGGGGCTTGGCCCCGCTGCAAATCGTCAATGTGCTGAGTGGTGTCCCGTGGCATCCGGTTCCGGGTCGTCGGCACTTCAATGTCATTTTCACCGACTCCTTTGCCGCCTTCGAGGAAATCCGGATGGAGTACTATTCCAGAGAGTACAACTACAATGAACACTATTTCATATTCCTGCAGGCCAGGGATCGTCTACTGCAGGGCGAGATGCGGCTGATCTTCGACTACTGCTGGCGCTATCGGCTGATCCATTGCAGCATCCAGGTGCAAAAGTCCAACGGGGACATCCTGTTCTACAGCTACTATCCTTTTGGAGAGCATGGTTGTTCGGATATGGAACCGCAGCTTATCAATCGCTATAATGGCAGTATGCTGGTCGAACCGGATTTATTCCCTCGCAAGTTGAGAAACTTCTTTGGGTGCCCCCTAAGATGCGCCCTTTGGGATGTCCCTCCCTTCCTTACATTGGATGAGGACCAGGAAGAGGTACTGCTCGTCAACGGTGGCTACGAGGGTCGGTTGCTCCTGGCTCTTGCCGAGAAAATGAATTTCACAATTGCTGTTCGAAAGGTGCATGTCAATATGAGAGATGAGGCTCTGGAAATG CTGCAACGAGACGAAGCGGACTTGACTCTGGGCGGGATGCGTCAGACGGTGGGCAGGGGCATGGTGGCATCCTCGACGCACAACTATCATCAGACCCGCGAGGTGTTTGGAGTCCTCGCCTCCAGCTATGAACTGAGTTCCTTCGACATCCTCTTCTATCCGTACCGCCTACAGATCTGGATGGGAATCCTCGGCGTGGTGGCCTTGTCCGCTCTTATGCAATTGGTCGTTGGCAGGATGTTGCGGGAGCGCATGGGATCACGGTTCTGGCTAAATCTGGAGCTAGTATTCGTGGGCATGCCGCTCTTGGAGTGTCCCAGATCGCATACCGCTCGTCTTTATTGTGTCATGCTGATGATGTACACTTTGATCATCCGGACAATCTATCAGGGCTTACTGTACCACCTGATACGAACCCATCAACTGAATCGTTGGCCACAGACCATTGAATCACTGGTGCAAAAGAACTTCACAGTGGTGCTGACACCCATTGTGCAGGAGGTGCTGGACGAGATTCCCAGTGTGCAGCACATGAGATTCCGGCTGCTGGAGGGCAGCTCCGAGCTGGATCCCCTGTACTTCCTGGAGGCTAACAACCAACTGCGGCAGCATGTCACCGCCTCCGCTCTGGATATTTTCATCCATTTCAATCGCTTGAGTGCGGAGAAAGTGCATCAGAGGGGAGAGCAGGGATCAGGAGCTCACTTTGTGATCGTTCCGGAGGACATCATCAGCATGCAGTTGACGATGTATCTGGCCAAGCACTCCTTCCTCATCGACCAGCTCAACGAGGAGATTATGTGGATGAGATCAGTGGGTCTGCTCTCCGTTTGGTCCAAGTGGGAACTGTCCGAGAGTTATTTGCGCAACGAGCAGAGCTTCCAAGTCCTCGGCACTATGGAGCTATATGCCATCTTTTTAATGGTCATGGTCGGTCTGATCGTTGGCCTGCTTGTCTTTATCCTGGAAATTGTGTCAATGCAATCCATCTATTTAAGGAAACTTTTTACATAG